A single window of Zea mays cultivar B73 chromosome 10, Zm-B73-REFERENCE-NAM-5.0, whole genome shotgun sequence DNA harbors:
- the LOC103642532 gene encoding uncharacterized protein gives MAKMRRHIIYRKDDGLDNFMLLMMGEYRKRECGKRKRHRGSVLGHKVYDRRREEGAKKLYQDYFDENPTYPEKIFRRRFRMSSRLLNKIAKAVEEHDHYFVQKENAAGVCGFSCLQKVTAALRQLAYGVPADYVDEYVRIGESTAIESLRKFVRSIVDVFSKEYLRAPNADDTARLLNIAEKRGFPGMLANGEAPEVKYTINGHNYDMGYYLADGIYPTWSTFVKTKKAPANVKDKNFAKAQEAQRKDVERAFGVMQARFAIVRGPARFWDEATLRDIMIACVIMHNMIIEDERNDDSLYDSYDKNDADVKDVVSRAGTSKFTSFGHMREEIENSHVHRQLQEDLVEHLWLRRGQMENHE, from the exons ATGGCCAAAATGAGGAGACACATCATTTATCGCAAGGATGACGGACTTGATAACTTCATGCTTCTTATGATGGGTGAATATCGGAAGAGGGAGTGTGGCAAGCGTAAAAGGCATCGAGGTTCAGTTTTAGGACATAAGGTTTATGACCGGAGGAGGGAGGAAGGCGCTAAAAAACTATATCAGGATTACTTTGATGAAAATCCGACATATCCTGAGAAAATTTTTCGACGCCGCTTTCGGATGAGTTCCCGTCTTTTAAACAAGATCGCTAAAGCTGTTGAGGAGCATGACCATTATTTTGTTCAGAAAGAAAATGCTGCAGGTGTATGTGGGTTTTCCTGTCTGCAGAAGGTAACAGCAGCATTAAGACAACTGGCTTATGGTGTACCAGCAGATTATGTTGATGAGTATGTGCGGATAGGTGAAAGCACTGCTATTGAGAGTTTGAGGAAATTTGTTAGATCTATTGTTGATGTGTTTAGCAAGGAATATCTGAGAGCCCCAAATGCAGATGATACAGCCAGACTACTTAATATTGCAGAAAAGCGAGGATTTCCTGGTAT GCTTGCTAATGGTGAAGCCCCAGAAGTTAAGTACACAATTAATGGTCATAACTATGACATGGGCTACTATCTCGCAGATGGGATTTATCCTACTTGGTCGACATTTGTCAAAACTAAGAAGGCACCAGCAAATGTGAAGGACAAGAATTTTGCTAAAGCTCAGGAGGCACAGAGGAAAGATGTTGAGCGTGCTTTTGGTGTAATGCAAGCTCGATTTGCCATTGTTCGAGGTCCGGCGCGATTttgggatgaagctacacttcgagACATAATGATAGCATGTGTAATCATGCATAACATGATTATTGAAGATGAACGTAATGACGACAGCTTATATGACTCATATGACAAGAATGATGCTGATGTCAAGGATGTAGTTTCACGAGCAGGGACTTCAAAGTTTACGTCCTTTGGTCATATGCGTGAAGAAATCGAAAATTCTCACGTACACCGTCAACTTCAGGAAGACCTTGTTGAACATCTATGGTTGCGTCGAGGACAAATGGAGAATCATGAGTAG
- the LOC542689 gene encoding Sesquithujene synthase A, with protein MAPPPPALAEETAAFHPSLWGDFFLTYQPPTAPQQACMKERAEVLREDVRKILMGPCELPETLGLILTLQRLALDYYYENEIDKLLHCIYDDDDSDYDDKDLNLVSLRFYLLRKNGYDVSSDVFLVFKTEEGSFAYADDTASLLSLYNAAYLRKHGEEVLDEAISFARRRCLEAGILRTPLFRRVGILEARNYIPIYEKEAARNDAVLELAKLNFNLQQIAFCEELKHCTLWWKDFLAKSKMAFVRDRIVEVYFWMNGACYDPPYSRSRIILTKITSLVTIIDDMFDTYGTTEDCTKFHEAIGRWDESALPLLPQYMKGFYLFQLETFRSFEDELGPENSYRVHYLKKSMERLVQQYYREIKWRDENYVPKTMTEHLQVSMESIGSVALACAAYVGMGDVITKETLDWVLSYPQFLTTYGIVRLSNDVVSTKREQTKDHSPSTVHCYMKEHGTTMDDACEKIKELIEDSWKDMLQQSLALKGLPKAVPRTVFDFLRTADNMYKNCDAFTSSEVLREMIRLLFVEPIPE; from the exons ATGGCGCCTCCTCCTCCAGCGCTGGCAGAGGAGACTGCTGCCTTCCACCCAAGCCTGTGGGGCGATTTCTTCCTGACTTACCAGCCGCCAACTGCGCCTCAG CAAGCATGCATGAAAGAACGAGCTGAGGTTTTAAGAGAAGATGTCAGGAAGATTTTGATGGGGCCATGTGAGTTACCAGAGACACTGGGTCTTATATTGACGTTGCAACGTCTTGCACTGGATTACTACTACGAAAACGAGATCGACAAGTTACTCCACTGTAtttacgacgacgacgactctgaTTACGATGATAAAGATCTAAACCTAGTTTCCCTGCGCTTTTATCTTCTTCGAAAGAATGGTTACGATGTGTCATCAG ATGTATTTCTAGTCTTCAAAACAGAAGAAGGGAGCTTCGCTTATGCTGATGACACGGCAAGCTTGTTAAGCTTGTACAATGCAGCGTACTTGAGGAAGCATGGAGAGGAGGTACTGGACGAGGCAATTTCCTTCGCTAGACGACGTTGCCTTGAAGCAGGTATCCTTCGCACCCCTCTTTTCAGAAGGGTTGGGATACTAGAGGCGAGAAATTACATACCCATCTACGAGAAGGAGGCGGCAAGAAATGACGCCGTGTTGGAGCTTGCCAAACTGAACTTTAACCTTCAGCAAATTGCCTTCTGTGAAGAGCTAAAGCATTGCACATT GTGGTGGAAGGATTTCCTTGCCAAATCAAAGATGGCTTTTGTTAGGGATAGAATAGTGGAGGTGTATTTCTGGATGAACGGGGCATGCTATGATCCCCCGTACTCTCGTTCCCGAATCATACTAACGAAGATCACATCTCTCGTAACAATAATCGATGACATGTTCGACACATATGGTACCACTGAAGACTGCACCAAGTTCCATGAAGCAATTGGCAG ATGGGATGAAAGCGCCCTACCTCTTCTTCCACAGTATATGAAGGGTTTCTACTTATTTCAGTTGGAGACATTTCGTTCATTTGAAGATGAGTTGGGGCCCGAGAACAGCTATCGTGTCCATTACCTAAAAAAATCG ATGGAGCGTCTAGTTCAGCAATACTACAGGGAAATAAAGTGGCGTGACGAAAACTATGTGCCGAAAACAATGACCGAACACCTTCAAGTGTCAATGGAAAGCATAGGATCCGTTGCTCTAGCATGTGCTGCATatgttggaatgggtgacgtcatAACAAAGGAGACCCTTGACTGGGTTTTGAGCTATCCTCAGTTTCTGACGACTTACGGTATCGTACGACTGTCTAACGATGTTGTATCAACAAAG CGTGAGCAAACAAAAGACCATAGTCCCTCCACTGTCCATTGTTACATGAAGGAGCATGGAACGACCATGGACGATGCATGTGAAAAGATAAAGGAGCTTATCGAAGATTCATGGAAGGATATGCTACAGCAATCCCTTGCGCTGAAAGGGCTCCCAAAGGCTGTGCCACGAACAGTGTTTGACTTTTTAAGAACCGCAGATAATATGTACAAGAATTGCGATGCGTTCACTTCTTCAGAAGTACTCCGAGAAATGATACGACTACTGTTCGTGGAGCCAATACCTGAATAA